Genomic DNA from Corallococcus macrosporus:
CCTTCATCTTCCGGTCGAAGGTGCGCAGCGCCGCCTTGATGGACTGGGTCAGCCGCTCCGGGAAGAGCTTGTTCAGGTCCGTGTGCGCCAGGCCCGGGCGGTAGCTGGTGTCGCCCGGGTCCTTCTTCACGCGGCCGGCCAGGTAGTCCGGGATGGTCTGCGCGGGCGCATAGAAGCGGCCACCGCCCAGCTTGTACGCCTCCGACTCCCAGTGCCGCTGGAACTCCAGGCCCGCCAGCGGCCCGTGGAAGCCCTCGCGCGCGAAGTCCGCGACGGACACCGACACGACGATGCCCGCGTTGGCGTACTTCGCGTTGCGCCGCGAGTTGCTCATGCCGTTGGTGCACTGCAGCCCCTCTTCCGTGGGCGTGGGCACCACGATGCCGCCGGGGCACATGCAGAACGAGTAGACGCCGCGCACCTCGCCGTCCACGTCCAGGTTCTCCGCCAGCTTGTAGTCCGCGGGCGGCAGCTTCGAGTGCTTCGCCGCGGAGCCGTACTGGATGCCGTTGATGAGCGCCTGCGGGTGCTCCGCGCGGAAGCCCAGCGCGAAGGGCTTGGCCTCGACGCTCACGCGGCCGTCGGCGGCGAAGCGCTCGTACAGCTCACGCGCGGAGTTGCCCGGCGCCAGGATGACGCGGTCGCTCTCCAGCGTGCGTCCGTCCGCCATCTTCACGCCCGCGATGCGGCCGTCGCGGTAGAGCAGGTCCTCCACGCGCTGCTCGAAGTACACCTGGCAGCCGCCCGCGATGAGCTCCTCGCGCAGCTTCGCCACGGCGCCCGGCAGCAGGTCCGAGCCGATGTGCGGCTTGCCCTCGATGAGGATGTGATCCGGCGCGCCATACTTCGCGAAGGCTTCAATCACCTTGCGCACCATGGGGTGGTTGATGCGCGTGGACAGCTTGCCGTCCGTGTACGCGCCGGCGCCGCCCTCGCCGAAGTTCATGTTGCTCTCGCGGTCCAGCGACCCGTCGCGCATGAGCTTCGCCACGTCCTTGCGGCGCGTGACGACCTCCTTGCCGCGCTCCAGCAGGATGCTGCGCACGCCGCGCTCCAGCAGGCCCAGCGCGCAGAACAACCCCGCGGGTCCGGTGCCGATGATGAGCGGCAGCTTCTCCGGCTCCTTCACGCGCGGCGGCAGCTCCGGCGCGGGCGGGGCCTCGCTCACGTCCGGGGGCAGCCGGGGCGCCTTGCGGCCCGGGGCCAGCTCCACCTCCAGCGTGTAGATGTAACGCGGGCTGCCCTTCTTGCGCGCATCCAGCACCGAGCGCACCACCCGCACGGAGGCGAGGTCACTCCGGGTGACGCCCAGCTTCTCCGCGGCGCGCTGGCCGAGCAGCTCCTCCGGCTCGTCCAGCCACAGCCCGATGTTGTTCACCCGGTACGCCATTGTGTTCTGACTCCTCGATGGGGGCGCGTATGTGCTCCACCCCCCGGAGGGAATGCAAGCACTTGAAAAGACGGGACCGCCTTTGGCGGGGCCTGGGGTGGGTGCGTACCCGCTGATGCACCCGGCGCCGGCCTCCGGGCGGGTAGGACATCCGGGTGCGTAAGCCCCTTCGCACCTTCCACGTTCCGTGCCGTCAAGTTCCGGGCTTTAACCCCTGAGGAACGCTGAAGAATCCGTTTGGAAGAGAACGACTGGCACGGAGGTTGAAGACCGGACTCCCAAGCAGACGTGGCGCCCAGCACGCGGCGCCGAATCCGGAGGCAATTCCCGTGAGCACCGACCAGAAGGGCACCCGCATCCTCGCGCGCACGTTTTTCAACCAGCTGCGCGCAAGCGGTTACACGCCGCACCAGGTCATCGGCATCGCCACGGAGTTGCTGGAGCTCGTGACGACCGACCTGAAGGAAGGCGACAAGGCGGCCGCCGCCGTCGCCCAGACGACCCCGGCCTCGGACGCCGGGGCGGGCTTTCAGCAGCGCGCGTAGCCCTTTAGAATCCACGGCATCAACCCTCCGCGGGTGTGCGGGCTCCGGACTGGCTCCGGGCGCCCCACCCGCGAGGTGGCGGGGGCAAACCCTACAAAGTGGCGTCGAGCTCCGGCCCTTCAGGGCTGCGGATGTCGCCTGCGCTCGCGGGCGGCCGCGGCGGCGATGACGAGCAGCGCGGCGGTGAGCGCGGTGAAGACGAGGCTCGCGGAGGTGGGCGCCGTCAGCGCGAGCAGCCCCATGGCCAGCAGGAACGCGAGCACGTCCACGGCGGCGGGCCGGGGCTGGGGCAGCACCAGCACCGTGGCGCAGCCGGCCAGCGGCAGGCCCAGCGCGACCTGCCGGAAGATGGCGTCGGTGCTGGTGCGCACCGTCTCCCAGTAGTTGATCAGGATGGCGGCGAAGATGACGACGGTGCCGCCCGCGAGCACGAGCACGCCCGCGGCCGCTGCGTCCTTGGTGAGCCGGGCCTTCTCATCGAACTGCTGCACGGCCAGGTCCACCAGCTGCTCCAGCGCGCTGTTGAGGATTTCGGCGAAGAAGATGAGCAGCACGCAGAAGATGAGCGTCACCTTCTCCGCGAGCCCCAGCGGGATG
This window encodes:
- a CDS encoding NAD(P)/FAD-dependent oxidoreductase, with the protein product MAYRVNNIGLWLDEPEELLGQRAAEKLGVTRSDLASVRVVRSVLDARKKGSPRYIYTLEVELAPGRKAPRLPPDVSEAPPAPELPPRVKEPEKLPLIIGTGPAGLFCALGLLERGVRSILLERGKEVVTRRKDVAKLMRDGSLDRESNMNFGEGGAGAYTDGKLSTRINHPMVRKVIEAFAKYGAPDHILIEGKPHIGSDLLPGAVAKLREELIAGGCQVYFEQRVEDLLYRDGRIAGVKMADGRTLESDRVILAPGNSARELYERFAADGRVSVEAKPFALGFRAEHPQALINGIQYGSAAKHSKLPPADYKLAENLDVDGEVRGVYSFCMCPGGIVVPTPTEEGLQCTNGMSNSRRNAKYANAGIVVSVSVADFAREGFHGPLAGLEFQRHWESEAYKLGGGRFYAPAQTIPDYLAGRVKKDPGDTSYRPGLAHTDLNKLFPERLTQSIKAALRTFDRKMKGFISDEGKLIGIESRTSSPVRITRGDDLQSVSMRGLYPVGEGCGYAGGIVSSAIDGLRAAEQIATELA
- a CDS encoding diacylglycerol kinase, encoding MTVPAPSRPQFPSRRSNGLFASFGHAWAGLIHTVAWQRNMRIHLISGVLVGLVGSGIPLGLAEKVTLIFCVLLIFFAEILNSALEQLVDLAVQQFDEKARLTKDAAAAGVLVLAGGTVVIFAAILINYWETVRTSTDAIFRQVALGLPLAGCATVLVLPQPRPAAVDVLAFLLAMGLLALTAPTSASLVFTALTAALLVIAAAAARERRRHPQP